One Angustibacter luteus genomic window carries:
- a CDS encoding dihydrofolate reductase: MSVALIWAQARGGVIGAGNTLPWHLPEDQRHFREATSGSTVVMGRATWQSLPERFRPLPGRRNVVLSRDAGFEAEGAEVTDDLAQALHCEASAGTVWVIGGAQVYAAALPLADEVVVTEIDLDVAGDAYAPALTGADWALAGTDPAEGWHQSANGLPYRFRRYRRMAAS; this comes from the coding sequence GTGAGCGTCGCCCTGATCTGGGCGCAGGCCCGGGGTGGGGTGATCGGGGCCGGCAACACCCTGCCCTGGCACCTGCCCGAGGACCAGCGACACTTCCGCGAGGCCACGTCCGGGAGCACGGTCGTGATGGGCCGGGCCACCTGGCAGTCCCTGCCCGAGAGGTTCCGCCCCCTGCCCGGACGCCGCAACGTCGTCCTCTCCCGGGACGCCGGGTTCGAGGCGGAAGGTGCCGAGGTGACCGACGACCTGGCCCAAGCCCTGCACTGCGAGGCCAGCGCAGGCACGGTATGGGTGATCGGCGGTGCGCAGGTCTACGCCGCCGCGCTGCCACTGGCCGACGAGGTCGTCGTCACCGAGATCGACCTCGACGTCGCGGGCGACGCGTACGCCCCGGCCCTGACCGGCGCGGACTGGGCGCTCGCCGGCACCGACCCGGCCGAGGGCTGGCACCAGTCCGCCAACGGCCTGCCGTACCGGTTCCGTCGCTACCGGCGGATGGCCGCCAGCTAG
- a CDS encoding AzlC family ABC transporter permease: MTCVAPPLPAGRRREVVRQGLSVGLATGLYGVSFGALSVAAGVGFWSTIALSALMFTGGSQFAFVGVVAAGGGPFAAVATSTLLGVRNAVYGMQVARWLHVRGPRRVVAAHLTIDESFAVGSAQAEPVARRIGFWVTGVTVFAGWNLMTAVGALAGDRLGDPRRYGLDAMAAAAFLALLWPRLTAREPRVVAVFAAAVALVCVPVLPAGLPVLAAGVVALASAVLQRRRERPTTGEARP, encoded by the coding sequence GTGACCTGCGTCGCACCGCCGCTGCCGGCCGGGCGGCGACGCGAGGTGGTGCGCCAGGGGCTCTCGGTCGGCCTGGCCACCGGCCTGTACGGGGTCAGCTTCGGCGCGCTGTCCGTCGCGGCGGGCGTGGGCTTCTGGTCGACGATCGCGTTGTCCGCCCTGATGTTCACCGGCGGTTCGCAGTTCGCGTTCGTCGGGGTCGTGGCCGCCGGCGGTGGACCGTTCGCGGCGGTCGCGACCTCCACCCTGCTCGGCGTGCGCAACGCCGTCTACGGCATGCAGGTCGCCCGCTGGCTGCACGTGCGCGGACCGCGACGGGTGGTTGCGGCGCACCTGACCATCGACGAGTCGTTCGCCGTCGGCAGCGCCCAGGCCGAGCCGGTGGCCCGCCGGATCGGCTTCTGGGTCACGGGCGTGACGGTCTTCGCCGGTTGGAATCTCATGACCGCCGTCGGCGCCCTTGCCGGGGACCGGTTGGGCGACCCACGACGCTACGGGCTGGACGCCATGGCGGCGGCCGCGTTCCTGGCGCTGCTCTGGCCACGGCTCACCGCCCGCGAGCCGCGGGTGGTGGCGGTCTTCGCCGCCGCGGTGGCGCTCGTCTGCGTCCCGGTCCTGCCCGCCGGGCTGCCCGTGCTCGCAGCGGGCGTGGTCGCCCTCGCCAGTGCCGTGCTGCAACGGCGGCGGGAGCGGCCGACGACGGGCGAGGCCCGACCGTGA
- a CDS encoding LacI family DNA-binding transcriptional regulator, whose amino-acid sequence MSRIEDVAKAAGVSTATVSRALRGLPKVSEQTRAKVLAAATELEYVASPTASSLASGKTHVVGVVVPYVTRWYFAGLISGASEVLREHGFHVLLFDVGDEGPQRALLLDSRMLFKRVDAVLVLSLRLHEAERELLCRLNIPVVTVGVPDPNWPCVRIDDLGTTQQATEHLIGLGHTRIGYIGGDTVPSMDFPTPADRARGFRDAMARHGLDVEPSSVVMGDWSPLSGLTVGLELLGRPDRPTAVVAASDELALGILAAARQLGLRVPQDVSVVGIDDHEMAELYGLTTIAQPVVEQGRMATRLLLSAVAGLDTGHDVATVPTTLVLRTSTAPPTQP is encoded by the coding sequence GTGAGCCGGATCGAGGACGTCGCCAAGGCGGCGGGCGTGTCGACCGCGACGGTCTCGCGGGCCCTGCGTGGGCTGCCCAAGGTCAGCGAGCAGACCCGGGCGAAGGTGCTGGCCGCGGCCACCGAGCTGGAGTACGTCGCCTCACCGACGGCCTCCAGCCTGGCCTCGGGCAAGACCCACGTGGTGGGGGTCGTCGTCCCGTACGTGACCCGGTGGTACTTCGCCGGCCTGATCAGCGGCGCCTCGGAGGTACTGCGCGAGCACGGGTTCCACGTCCTGCTGTTCGACGTCGGCGACGAGGGCCCGCAGCGGGCGCTGCTGCTGGACTCCCGCATGCTGTTCAAGCGGGTGGACGCCGTGCTGGTGCTGTCCCTGCGGCTGCACGAGGCCGAGCGTGAGCTGCTCTGCCGGCTCAACATCCCCGTGGTCACCGTCGGTGTGCCGGATCCGAACTGGCCCTGCGTGCGGATCGACGACCTGGGTACGACGCAGCAGGCGACCGAGCACCTGATCGGGCTCGGCCACACCAGGATCGGCTACATCGGTGGCGACACCGTGCCCTCGATGGACTTCCCGACGCCGGCCGACCGGGCCCGCGGCTTCCGGGACGCGATGGCCCGGCACGGGCTGGACGTCGAGCCCAGCTCGGTGGTGATGGGGGACTGGTCACCGCTCAGCGGGTTGACGGTGGGCCTGGAGCTGCTCGGCCGCCCGGATCGCCCGACTGCCGTGGTCGCGGCGTCGGACGAGCTGGCCCTGGGGATCCTGGCGGCGGCCCGGCAGCTGGGGCTGCGGGTGCCGCAGGACGTGTCGGTGGTCGGCATCGACGACCACGAGATGGCCGAGCTCTACGGGCTGACCACGATCGCGCAACCGGTCGTCGAGCAGGGTCGGATGGCGACCCGGCTGCTGCTCTCCGCCGTCGCCGGCCTCGACACGGGCCACGACGTCGCGACCGTGCCCACGACCTTGGTGCTGCGCACCTCCACGGCCCCGCCGACTCAACCCTGA
- the dapA gene encoding 4-hydroxy-tetrahydrodipicolinate synthase, with protein MPSTPSANLDQTPFGRVLTAMVTPFTDDGALDLAAAQTLATHLVDQGNDGLVVSGTTGESPTTTDDEKVLLVRAVVEAVGDRAQVVAGVGTNDTAHSVAGARQAAAAGAHGLLVVTPYYSKPPQAGLLAHFTTVADATDLPVMLYDIPARSATAIHTETLVRAGEHERIVAVKDAKGDLYAGAWVMARSDLAFYSGDDAANLAWLAHGAVGMVSVVSHVASSHYRAMVEAVLEGDLNTAQRIYRELLPAVRGIMTRTQGAIMAKAALQLQGVLSSRAVRLPLVEATSDEVSLLKTDLSESALLEARA; from the coding sequence ATGCCCAGCACGCCTTCGGCGAACCTCGACCAGACCCCGTTCGGTCGCGTCCTGACAGCCATGGTCACCCCGTTCACCGACGACGGTGCCCTCGACCTCGCCGCCGCCCAGACCCTCGCCACGCACCTGGTCGACCAGGGCAACGACGGCCTGGTGGTCAGCGGGACCACGGGGGAGTCGCCGACCACCACCGACGACGAGAAGGTCCTGCTGGTCCGCGCGGTCGTGGAGGCCGTGGGTGACCGGGCCCAGGTGGTCGCGGGCGTCGGGACCAACGACACCGCGCACAGCGTCGCGGGCGCCCGCCAGGCCGCAGCGGCCGGCGCGCACGGGCTGCTGGTCGTGACTCCCTACTACAGCAAGCCGCCGCAGGCCGGGCTGCTCGCCCACTTCACGACCGTGGCCGATGCCACGGACCTTCCGGTCATGCTCTACGACATCCCGGCTCGCAGCGCGACGGCGATCCACACCGAGACGCTGGTGCGGGCCGGTGAGCACGAGCGGATCGTCGCCGTGAAGGACGCCAAGGGCGACCTGTACGCGGGCGCCTGGGTGATGGCCCGCAGCGACCTGGCCTTCTACTCCGGGGACGACGCCGCGAACCTCGCGTGGCTGGCGCACGGGGCCGTGGGCATGGTGAGCGTGGTCTCGCACGTCGCGTCGTCGCACTACCGGGCGATGGTGGAGGCGGTGCTCGAGGGCGACCTGAACACCGCCCAGCGCATCTACCGCGAGCTCCTGCCCGCGGTGCGCGGCATCATGACCCGCACCCAGGGCGCCATCATGGCCAAGGCCGCCCTGCAGCTGCAGGGCGTGCTGAGCTCCAGGGCCGTCCGCCTGCCACTGGTGGAGGCGACCTCCGACGAGGTCTCCCTGCTGAAGACCGACCTGTCCGAGTCAGCCCTGCTGGAGGCACGCGCGTGA
- a CDS encoding heparan-alpha-glucosaminide N-acetyltransferase domain-containing protein, with product MSGPALAGQRLRGVDAARALALIGMMGTHLLPELDSQDHVTPWFWFAGGRASALFAVLAGVSLALATGGRQPRLRPARVVVARVVTRAALIAVIGLLLVQLDPPIAVILVNYAVLFVLALPLLWCPSRALLVGAAAWAVVMPLLSQAWRADLAPGPGEQPSFSDLTADPLGLITRLSLTGYYPVLTWLVFLAVGIAVGRMSLRRRRTAWLLFGSGAVMVVTAAVASRLLLAAGGWDRLVAAGPTEVVAPWLGVTQLELRGLYGTTPTTTWWWQAVASAHSGTTLDLVSTTGSALAVLGLALLVCDRRLGRLTGGIVGALAATGSMTLTLYTLHVVAADAQQDVVHRKALLLTHVAVAMLAAVLWRRTFARGPLESLVHVASSAVGRLFGRLRA from the coding sequence GTGAGCGGTCCGGCGCTGGCCGGCCAGCGGCTGCGCGGGGTGGACGCCGCCCGTGCCCTGGCCCTGATCGGGATGATGGGCACGCACCTGCTGCCCGAGCTCGACTCCCAGGACCACGTCACCCCCTGGTTCTGGTTCGCCGGCGGGCGTGCGTCGGCGCTGTTCGCGGTGCTGGCCGGGGTCAGCCTCGCGCTGGCCACGGGCGGGCGGCAGCCCCGGCTGCGCCCCGCCCGGGTCGTCGTCGCCCGGGTGGTGACCCGGGCGGCGCTGATCGCCGTGATCGGCCTGCTGCTGGTCCAGCTCGACCCGCCCATCGCCGTGATCCTGGTGAACTACGCCGTGCTGTTCGTCCTCGCCCTGCCCCTGCTGTGGTGCCCGTCCCGGGCGCTCCTCGTGGGAGCCGCCGCGTGGGCCGTGGTGATGCCCCTGCTCAGCCAGGCGTGGCGAGCGGACCTCGCCCCCGGCCCGGGTGAGCAACCCTCGTTCTCGGACCTCACGGCGGACCCGCTCGGGTTGATCACCCGGCTGTCCCTGACCGGCTACTACCCCGTGCTGACCTGGCTGGTGTTCCTCGCCGTCGGCATCGCGGTGGGACGGATGTCGCTGCGGCGCAGGCGGACCGCATGGCTCCTGTTCGGCTCCGGCGCGGTCATGGTGGTCACCGCCGCGGTCGCCTCCCGCCTCCTGCTCGCCGCGGGCGGCTGGGACCGGCTGGTCGCCGCCGGGCCGACCGAGGTCGTCGCACCCTGGCTGGGGGTCACGCAGCTGGAGCTGCGCGGCCTCTACGGGACGACGCCGACGACGACCTGGTGGTGGCAGGCCGTCGCGAGCGCGCACTCCGGGACGACGCTCGACCTGGTCAGCACGACCGGCTCCGCGCTGGCGGTGCTCGGTCTCGCCCTGCTCGTCTGCGACCGCCGCCTCGGTCGGCTCACCGGCGGGATCGTCGGAGCCCTGGCCGCCACCGGCTCCATGACCTTGACCCTCTACACGCTCCACGTCGTGGCAGCCGACGCCCAGCAGGACGTGGTGCACCGCAAGGCGCTGCTGCTCACCCACGTGGCGGTCGCCATGCTGGCGGCCGTGCTGTGGCGGCGGACGTTCGCGCGCGGGCCGTTGGAGTCACTCGTGCACGTCGCGAGCAGTGCGGTCGGGCGCCTGTTCGGCCGGCTCAGGGCGTAG
- a CDS encoding GNAT family N-acetyltransferase: MSTPTPDAGVRPARPQDADAIGQVHANAWQAAYAQLLPDRTAAALAPPALAESWLAAITDPPSPQHRVLVATAGPDVVAFVALSPGTDADAVDGQDAEILVLLVDPASTGSGHGSRLLNASADTLRDNGFGVLRAWVPEPDEDRQRFLAEAGFTVDGATRVLDASGDGTATVRELRWSAAIGSAADR, translated from the coding sequence ATGAGCACCCCGACCCCGGACGCTGGCGTCCGCCCCGCGCGCCCTCAGGACGCCGACGCGATCGGACAGGTGCACGCCAACGCCTGGCAGGCCGCCTACGCGCAGCTGCTGCCGGACCGCACCGCGGCGGCCCTGGCGCCACCAGCCCTCGCCGAGTCCTGGCTGGCTGCCATCACCGACCCGCCCTCGCCGCAGCACCGGGTACTGGTGGCCACCGCCGGGCCCGACGTCGTCGCGTTCGTGGCGCTCAGCCCGGGCACGGACGCCGACGCGGTCGACGGGCAGGACGCCGAGATCCTCGTGCTGCTCGTCGACCCCGCCAGCACCGGGAGCGGGCACGGCTCGCGACTGCTCAACGCGAGCGCAGACACCTTGCGGGACAACGGCTTCGGCGTGCTGCGGGCCTGGGTGCCCGAGCCCGACGAGGATCGGCAGCGGTTCCTGGCCGAGGCCGGGTTCACGGTGGACGGGGCGACCCGGGTGCTGGATGCGTCCGGCGACGGGACGGCGACCGTGCGCGAGCTGCGCTGGTCGGCCGCGATCGGGTCGGCGGCCGACCGGTGA
- a CDS encoding thymidylate synthase: MHADLAGRPDTQYEDLLRHVMANGAAKSDRTGTGTRSVFGAQLRFPLDQAFPLVTTKRVHFKSVALELLWFLRGDGNVRWLQERGVTIWDEWADANGDLGPVYGVQWRAWPTPDGRHVDQITDLLDTLRRDPDSRRMIVSAWNVGEIPQMALAPCHALFQFYVAQGRLSCQLYQRSADLFLGVPFNIASYALLTRMVAQQVGLEPGDFIWTGGDCHIYDNHVEQVTEQLSRDPYPFPQLELRRAASLFEYEYDDLTVVDYQHHPAIKAPVAV, encoded by the coding sequence ATGCACGCGGACCTGGCCGGGCGGCCCGACACCCAGTACGAGGACCTGCTGCGGCACGTGATGGCGAACGGCGCGGCCAAGAGCGACCGCACGGGCACCGGCACCCGTAGCGTGTTCGGCGCCCAGCTCCGGTTCCCGCTCGACCAGGCGTTCCCCCTGGTCACCACCAAGCGGGTGCACTTCAAGTCCGTGGCGCTCGAGCTGCTCTGGTTCCTGCGCGGCGACGGCAACGTGCGCTGGCTGCAGGAGCGCGGCGTCACCATCTGGGACGAGTGGGCCGACGCGAACGGCGACCTCGGCCCGGTCTACGGCGTGCAGTGGCGGGCCTGGCCGACGCCGGACGGGCGGCACGTCGACCAGATCACCGACCTGCTCGACACCTTGCGCCGCGACCCGGACTCGCGCCGCATGATCGTGTCGGCCTGGAACGTGGGCGAGATCCCGCAGATGGCGCTGGCGCCGTGCCACGCCCTGTTCCAGTTCTACGTCGCGCAGGGCCGGCTGTCCTGCCAGCTGTACCAGCGCAGCGCCGACCTGTTCCTCGGCGTGCCCTTCAACATCGCGAGCTACGCGCTGCTGACCCGGATGGTCGCCCAGCAGGTCGGCCTCGAGCCAGGCGACTTCATCTGGACCGGCGGGGACTGCCACATCTACGACAACCACGTCGAGCAGGTCACCGAGCAGCTCAGCCGCGACCCGTACCCGTTCCCGCAGCTCGAGCTGCGCCGGGCCGCATCGCTGTTCGAGTACGAGTACGACGACCTCACCGTCGTCGACTACCAGCACCACCCCGCCATCAAGGCCCCGGTGGCCGTGTGA
- a CDS encoding AzlD domain-containing protein, which yields MSGTTLVVAVLVACALSFALKRIGFSVPPRLLEGPLASRALVLLPVSLLAGLVAVQAFGAPGGRLVLDARVAGLAAAVVALLLRAPFLVVILVAAAVAAAVRAAGWAA from the coding sequence GTGAGCGGGACGACGCTGGTCGTCGCCGTCCTCGTGGCGTGCGCGCTGTCGTTCGCCCTCAAGCGGATCGGCTTCTCGGTTCCTCCCCGACTCCTCGAGGGACCGCTGGCCAGCCGGGCGCTCGTGCTGCTGCCGGTCAGCCTGCTCGCCGGGCTGGTCGCGGTCCAGGCGTTCGGCGCCCCTGGTGGCCGGTTGGTGCTGGACGCGAGGGTGGCCGGACTCGCGGCAGCCGTGGTCGCGCTGCTGCTGCGCGCCCCGTTCCTGGTGGTCATCCTGGTCGCGGCGGCCGTGGCGGCCGCCGTGCGCGCAGCGGGCTGGGCGGCGTGA
- a CDS encoding HAD-IA family hydrolase, which produces MTDQLPRTALAGRTFAAVLFDLDGTLVDSTAAVVRSWVTWAVEHDVDPVRLQGFHGVPSQQIVREVLGEERLPGALARIDELELQDVDGVVVLPGASQAIAAVPGGRAAIVTSCTRRLAAARIGASGLLAPQVVVTADDVTRGKPDPEPFLLGAQRLGVAARACLVVEDAPSGLAAARAAGMATLAVTTTTSRSELDADLVVGTLEDVVFRAVPDGIQVVAG; this is translated from the coding sequence GTGACCGATCAGCTGCCCCGCACCGCCCTCGCCGGCCGGACGTTCGCGGCCGTCCTGTTCGACCTCGACGGCACGCTCGTGGACTCGACGGCCGCGGTGGTGCGCAGCTGGGTGACCTGGGCGGTGGAGCACGACGTCGACCCGGTGCGTCTGCAGGGCTTCCACGGCGTGCCCTCGCAGCAGATCGTCCGGGAGGTGCTGGGGGAGGAGCGGCTGCCCGGTGCCCTGGCCCGGATCGACGAGCTCGAGCTGCAGGACGTCGACGGCGTGGTCGTCCTGCCCGGCGCCTCGCAGGCGATCGCGGCCGTGCCCGGCGGCCGCGCCGCCATCGTCACCTCGTGCACCCGGCGGCTGGCGGCGGCGCGCATCGGGGCGTCCGGGCTGCTGGCACCGCAGGTCGTCGTGACGGCGGACGACGTCACCCGTGGCAAACCCGATCCGGAGCCGTTCCTGCTCGGAGCGCAGCGCCTCGGGGTCGCCGCGCGCGCCTGCCTGGTCGTCGAGGATGCACCCAGCGGCCTGGCCGCGGCTCGCGCGGCCGGGATGGCGACCCTGGCCGTCACCACCACGACCTCGCGGTCCGAGCTGGACGCCGACCTGGTGGTCGGGACCCTGGAGGACGTCGTCTTCCGGGCGGTGCCCGACGGCATCCAGGTCGTCGCCGGCTAG
- a CDS encoding sugar ABC transporter permease: protein MSAAEKFGQMFFAIGLFAVVFIGILLLASLAKGRKGERVQSLAFVGPALLLLAVGLLYPAIRTVGQSFKNGDGTKFIGLDNYTNIFTSPEQLLVIRNTAVWVLLVPIFATAIGLIYALLVDKARGESFAKALIFLPMAISMVGASIIWKFMYDYRPKTRPQIGLLNAILVKLGFDPQNFILNAPANTVFLIVIMIWIQCGFAMVILSAAIKAIPEDIIEAARLDGVRGMQMFRFITLPSIRGAVVVVLTTIGIAVLKVFDIVRTMTGGQFDTSVVANEFYNQTFRYDNTGLGAALAVVLFVLVIPFIVYNARQLRRSEGR from the coding sequence GTGTCAGCAGCGGAGAAGTTCGGCCAGATGTTCTTCGCCATCGGTCTGTTCGCGGTGGTCTTCATCGGAATCCTGTTGCTGGCCAGCCTCGCCAAGGGCCGCAAGGGCGAGCGGGTGCAGAGCCTGGCCTTCGTCGGCCCGGCGCTCCTGCTCCTGGCGGTCGGCCTGCTGTACCCGGCGATCCGCACGGTCGGGCAGTCGTTCAAGAACGGTGACGGCACCAAGTTCATCGGCTTGGACAACTACACCAACATCTTCACCAGCCCCGAGCAGCTGCTGGTCATCCGCAACACGGCGGTCTGGGTGCTGCTCGTGCCGATCTTCGCCACGGCGATCGGCCTGATCTACGCGCTGCTGGTCGACAAGGCGCGCGGCGAGTCCTTCGCCAAGGCCTTGATCTTCCTGCCGATGGCCATCTCGATGGTCGGCGCGTCGATCATCTGGAAGTTCATGTACGACTACCGGCCGAAGACCCGGCCGCAGATCGGTCTGCTGAACGCCATCTTGGTCAAGCTCGGCTTCGACCCGCAGAACTTCATCCTGAACGCCCCGGCGAACACGGTCTTCCTGATCGTCATCATGATCTGGATCCAGTGCGGCTTCGCCATGGTGATCCTGTCGGCAGCGATCAAGGCGATCCCCGAGGACATCATCGAGGCGGCCCGGCTGGACGGTGTGCGCGGGATGCAGATGTTCCGCTTCATCACGCTGCCGAGTATCCGTGGCGCCGTGGTGGTCGTCCTGACCACGATCGGCATCGCCGTCCTCAAGGTCTTTGACATCGTCCGCACGATGACCGGTGGGCAGTTCGACACCAGCGTCGTCGCGAACGAGTTCTACAACCAGACGTTCCGCTACGACAACACCGGGCTCGGTGCGGCGCTGGCCGTGGTGCTCTTCGTCCTGGTGATCCCGTTCATTGTGTACAACGCTCGGCAGCTGCGACGTTCGGAGGGCCGATGA
- a CDS encoding ABC transporter substrate-binding protein, which yields MALRVTRSSKALAITAAAGLALMLTACGSNDDDSSSSASSTDCAAYKTYGDLKGKTVSVYTSIVAPEDQQQIDSYKPFEECTGATIKYEGSKEFEAQLPVRVKGGNAPDIAIVPQPGLLKTLVATGKVKKAPDATAANADKWFGPDWKGYGTVDGTFYAAPLGANVKSYVWYSPSAFKDKGYEVPQTFADLMTLTQKITDDNGKGSAWCAGIGSGDATGWPATDWLEDMLLRTGGVDVYDQWVNHEIPFNDPKVADALAKVGGILKNPNFVNGGDVKSIATTTFQDAGQPILDGSCWMHRQASFYAANWPEGTKVGPDGDVWAFYFPAVDPAQGKPVLGGGEFITAFADRPEVQAFQTYLSSDTWANNKAKATPAGGWVSANKGLDVNNLVSPLDKLSAQILQDPKAKFRFDGSDQMPGAVGAGTFWKGMTDWITGKSDADTLNYIENSWPKS from the coding sequence ATGGCCCTTCGCGTGACCCGGTCTTCCAAGGCCCTCGCCATCACGGCGGCTGCAGGCCTTGCGCTCATGCTCACCGCCTGCGGGAGCAACGACGACGACAGCAGCAGCTCGGCGAGCAGCACGGACTGCGCCGCCTACAAGACGTACGGTGACCTCAAGGGGAAGACGGTCAGCGTCTACACCTCGATCGTGGCCCCTGAGGACCAGCAGCAGATCGACTCGTACAAGCCTTTCGAGGAGTGCACGGGCGCGACGATCAAGTACGAGGGCTCCAAGGAGTTCGAGGCCCAGCTGCCGGTCCGCGTCAAGGGCGGTAACGCGCCTGACATCGCGATCGTCCCGCAGCCCGGTCTGCTGAAGACCCTGGTCGCCACCGGCAAGGTCAAGAAGGCCCCCGACGCGACCGCGGCCAACGCCGACAAGTGGTTCGGGCCGGACTGGAAGGGCTACGGCACGGTCGACGGCACCTTCTACGCGGCGCCGCTGGGCGCGAACGTGAAGTCGTACGTCTGGTACTCGCCGTCCGCCTTCAAGGACAAGGGCTACGAGGTCCCGCAGACGTTCGCCGACCTGATGACCCTGACCCAGAAGATCACCGACGACAACGGCAAGGGCTCGGCGTGGTGCGCCGGCATCGGCTCCGGTGACGCCACCGGCTGGCCGGCCACCGACTGGCTGGAGGACATGCTGCTGCGCACCGGTGGCGTGGACGTCTACGACCAGTGGGTCAACCACGAGATCCCGTTCAACGACCCCAAGGTCGCGGACGCGCTCGCCAAGGTCGGCGGCATCCTGAAGAACCCGAACTTCGTCAACGGCGGCGACGTCAAGTCCATCGCCACGACGACGTTCCAGGACGCGGGCCAGCCGATCCTCGACGGCTCGTGCTGGATGCACCGGCAGGCCTCGTTCTACGCGGCCAACTGGCCGGAGGGCACCAAGGTCGGCCCGGACGGCGACGTGTGGGCGTTCTACTTCCCGGCGGTCGACCCGGCTCAGGGCAAGCCCGTCCTGGGTGGTGGCGAGTTCATCACCGCCTTCGCCGACCGTCCCGAGGTGCAGGCGTTCCAGACCTACCTGAGCTCGGACACCTGGGCCAACAACAAGGCCAAGGCCACCCCGGCCGGCGGCTGGGTCAGCGCGAACAAGGGCCTGGACGTCAACAACCTGGTCAGCCCGCTGGACAAGCTGTCCGCCCAGATCCTGCAGGACCCGAAGGCCAAGTTCCGGTTCGACGGGTCCGACCAGATGCCCGGTGCTGTCGGTGCCGGAACCTTCTGGAAGGGCATGACGGACTGGATCACCGGCAAGTCCGACGCGGACACGCTGAACTACATCGAGAACTCCTGGCCGAAGAGCTGA
- a CDS encoding carbohydrate ABC transporter permease, which translates to MSTLTPAVTPEDTPAPPTKNRPSALANAKSMLSSRVATVIAIVIAVLWTIPTAGLLITSFRKPLDINRSGWWTVLQNPSFTLDNYRLALGSGTSSLADEFVNSIVITIPAVLLPILLATLAAYAFAWMDFKGRNLLFVAVFTMQIVPIQVTMIPLLSLYVNTLHLNGTFWSVWLSHTIFALPLAVFLMHNFIKEIPAELVEAARVDGAGHVRIFFRVMLPLLTPALAAFGIFQFLWVWNDLLVSLVFLGGSPEFRPITVAISELAGTRGSAWFLLSAGAFIAMVVPVVVFLSLQRYFVRGLLAGGLKG; encoded by the coding sequence ATGAGCACGCTGACCCCGGCAGTGACCCCCGAGGACACGCCGGCCCCACCGACCAAGAACCGTCCGTCCGCGCTGGCCAACGCCAAGTCGATGCTGTCCTCGCGGGTGGCCACGGTCATCGCGATCGTCATCGCCGTGCTCTGGACCATCCCGACGGCCGGCCTGCTGATCACCTCGTTCCGCAAGCCGCTGGACATCAACCGCAGCGGTTGGTGGACGGTCCTGCAGAACCCCAGCTTCACGCTGGACAACTACCGCCTGGCCCTGGGCAGCGGGACCTCCAGCCTGGCCGACGAGTTCGTGAACAGCATCGTCATCACCATCCCGGCCGTGCTGCTGCCGATCCTGCTGGCCACCCTCGCGGCGTACGCGTTCGCCTGGATGGACTTCAAGGGCCGCAACCTGCTGTTCGTGGCGGTCTTCACGATGCAGATCGTGCCCATCCAGGTGACGATGATCCCGCTGCTGTCGCTGTACGTGAACACGCTGCACCTGAACGGGACGTTCTGGAGCGTGTGGCTCTCGCACACGATCTTCGCCCTGCCGCTGGCGGTCTTCCTGATGCACAACTTCATCAAGGAGATCCCCGCCGAGCTGGTCGAGGCCGCGCGGGTGGACGGCGCCGGGCACGTGCGGATCTTCTTCCGCGTCATGCTGCCGCTGCTCACTCCGGCGCTGGCGGCGTTCGGCATCTTCCAGTTCCTGTGGGTGTGGAACGACCTGCTGGTCTCGCTGGTGTTCCTGGGCGGCTCCCCGGAGTTCCGGCCGATCACCGTCGCCATCTCCGAGCTCGCCGGCACCCGTGGCAGCGCCTGGTTCCTGCTGTCCGCCGGGGCGTTCATCGCGATGGTCGTGCCGGTCGTCGTCTTCCTGTCCCTGCAGCGGTACTTCGTCCGTGGCCTGCTCGCCGGTGGCCTGAAGGGGTGA